In Actinomycetes bacterium, one DNA window encodes the following:
- a CDS encoding NAD(P)/FAD-dependent oxidoreductase, translated as MAPATRAYDAIIVGGGHNGLVNGAYLAKAGLQVLIVERRHLVGGAAITEELRPGFQFTSFSYALSLLRPDIVQELELVKHGFMPILMPSSFAPMENGDYLLLGQDRDENIKEITRHSSHDADAMDRYEYDVERVCQVVKPLLDKVPPNVFGKSPQDLAETADLLKHLGGVDQKVLHDLVRLITGSAADFLDDYFESDILKGYIASSGIIGTKVGPMSQGSGLVLLYHSLGEHDGHFGAWSFHKGGNGGFTQVLARAAQAYGAEIMLNAPVASVITRNGAAVGVALEDGTELTAPTVVSALDPRRTFTQLVEPRELPSELVENIDRLRFQGTSAKVNFALDGAPRYPALGDSTDQYYGFVNIGPTMEYLERAFDDAKYGWYSKRPYIDCAIQSFVDPDMAPPGKHVMSCFVQYAPYHLKGSDWDTERDRFADTVQATLESFFPGFGDLVLQREVQTPLDIERTVGLTEGNIFAGEFFAPQMYFFRPAPGWSQYRTPIDGYYQCGSGTHPGGCVMGAPGKLASQQILRDLRTRVGEAD; from the coding sequence ATGGCACCCGCGACCAGGGCGTACGACGCCATCATCGTCGGCGGCGGGCACAACGGCCTCGTCAACGGCGCCTACCTCGCGAAGGCCGGCCTGCAGGTGCTCATCGTCGAGCGCCGGCACCTCGTCGGCGGGGCGGCCATCACCGAGGAGCTGCGCCCGGGGTTCCAGTTCACCTCGTTCTCGTACGCGCTGAGCCTGCTCCGGCCGGACATCGTCCAGGAGCTCGAGCTCGTCAAGCACGGCTTCATGCCGATCCTCATGCCGTCGTCGTTCGCCCCCATGGAGAACGGCGACTACCTCCTGCTCGGGCAGGACCGCGACGAGAACATCAAGGAGATCACCCGCCACTCGTCGCACGACGCCGACGCGATGGACCGGTACGAGTACGACGTCGAGCGTGTCTGCCAGGTGGTCAAGCCGCTGCTCGACAAGGTGCCGCCCAACGTCTTCGGCAAGTCGCCGCAGGACCTGGCTGAGACCGCGGACCTGCTGAAGCACCTCGGCGGCGTCGACCAGAAGGTGCTCCACGACCTGGTGCGGCTGATCACGGGCAGTGCCGCCGACTTCCTCGACGACTACTTCGAGAGCGACATCCTCAAGGGCTACATCGCGTCCTCCGGCATCATCGGGACCAAGGTCGGGCCGATGTCGCAGGGATCCGGCCTGGTGCTGCTGTACCACTCGCTCGGCGAGCACGACGGGCACTTCGGCGCCTGGTCGTTCCACAAGGGCGGCAACGGCGGCTTCACTCAGGTGCTCGCGCGCGCAGCTCAGGCGTACGGCGCCGAGATCATGCTGAACGCCCCCGTGGCGTCGGTCATCACCAGGAACGGCGCAGCCGTGGGCGTCGCCCTCGAGGACGGCACGGAGCTCACGGCGCCGACGGTCGTCAGCGCCCTGGACCCGCGACGCACCTTCACCCAGCTGGTCGAGCCGCGCGAGCTGCCCAGCGAGCTGGTCGAGAACATCGACCGCCTGCGGTTCCAGGGCACCTCCGCGAAGGTAAACTTCGCGCTGGACGGAGCTCCGCGCTACCCCGCGCTCGGCGACAGCACCGACCAGTACTACGGGTTCGTCAACATCGGCCCGACCATGGAGTACCTCGAGCGGGCCTTCGACGACGCGAAGTACGGGTGGTACAGCAAGCGGCCCTACATCGACTGTGCCATCCAGTCGTTCGTCGACCCGGACATGGCGCCTCCCGGCAAGCACGTCATGTCGTGCTTCGTGCAGTACGCGCCCTACCACCTCAAGGGCAGCGACTGGGACACCGAGCGGGACCGCTTCGCCGACACCGTGCAGGCGACGCTCGAGTCGTTCTTCCCAGGCTTCGGCGACCTCGTGCTGCAGCGCGAGGTGCAGACGCCGCTCGACATCGAGCGCACCGTGGGTCTGACCGAGGGAAACATCTTCGCCGGCGAGTTCTTCGCGCCGCAGATGTACTTCTTCCGGCCGGCTCCGGGATGGAGCCAGTACCGCACGCCGATCGACGGCTACTACCAGTGCGGCTCCGGCACCCACCCCGGCGGCTGCGTCATGGGTGCTCCCGGCAAGCTGGCCAGCCAGCAGATCCTCCGGGACCTCAGGACCCGCGTCGGCGAGGCCGACTGA
- a CDS encoding aminomethyltransferase family protein, with translation MIKTTPFHERLDQLNTTKRWGHWSGYLSALKYQMSPKQEYFAIRNSAGFFDTSPLYKFRITGRDSERLLAGVMTRDIRTCRPGRAQYTVWCDDRGFVLEDGVLFRHSATDFLLTAAEPNLGYLSDLVGRLDVTIEDVTDHYGMLAVQGPRSREILAKVAPGIEGLRYFEHTDTKIGSAAVTVSRTGYTGDLGYEVRVPRDDAIGVLDAVIEAGQGHGLRPFGEEALLMSRIEAGLVLINVEFSSSRLAYTDHDRITPKELGFGWMLKSIDDDTRPFIGRQALRRELAEKTSRWATVGLVLDWLDYDRVYNRAGLVPPKDETPLDYESMLYDDVGERVGYATSLMYSPVLQQHIAMARVRPDLASAGTRVNLELTINHHYETVAAAVTKLPFFNPPRKTA, from the coding sequence CACCACGAAGCGGTGGGGCCACTGGTCCGGCTACCTGTCGGCCCTGAAGTACCAGATGTCGCCCAAGCAGGAGTACTTCGCGATCCGCAACAGCGCGGGCTTCTTCGACACCTCGCCGCTGTACAAGTTCCGGATCACCGGCCGTGACTCCGAGCGGCTGCTGGCGGGGGTGATGACCCGCGACATCCGGACCTGCCGGCCCGGCCGCGCGCAGTACACGGTCTGGTGCGACGACCGGGGGTTCGTTCTCGAGGACGGCGTGCTCTTCCGGCACTCGGCGACCGACTTCCTGCTCACGGCGGCGGAGCCGAACCTCGGCTACCTCAGCGACCTCGTCGGGCGCCTGGACGTGACGATCGAGGACGTCACCGACCACTACGGCATGCTTGCCGTGCAGGGCCCGAGGTCCCGCGAGATCCTCGCGAAGGTCGCGCCGGGGATCGAGGGGCTCCGGTACTTCGAGCACACCGACACCAAGATCGGCAGCGCGGCGGTGACGGTCTCGCGCACCGGCTACACCGGTGACCTGGGCTACGAGGTCCGGGTGCCGCGGGACGACGCGATCGGTGTGCTCGACGCCGTGATCGAGGCAGGCCAGGGCCATGGTCTCCGGCCCTTCGGCGAGGAGGCGCTGCTGATGAGCCGCATCGAGGCGGGCCTGGTCCTCATCAACGTCGAGTTCTCGTCGAGCCGGCTCGCCTACACCGACCACGACCGCATCACGCCCAAGGAGCTCGGCTTCGGCTGGATGCTCAAGAGCATCGACGACGACACCCGCCCGTTCATCGGGCGGCAGGCGCTGCGCCGCGAGCTGGCCGAGAAGACCTCGCGCTGGGCCACCGTGGGCCTGGTGCTCGACTGGTTGGACTACGACCGGGTCTACAACCGGGCCGGTCTCGTCCCCCCGAAGGACGAGACCCCTCTGGACTACGAGTCGATGCTGTACGACGACGTCGGCGAACGGGTCGGCTACGCCACCAGCCTGATGTACTCACCCGTGCTCCAGCAGCACATCGCGATGGCCCGGGTCCGGCCCGACCTCGCCTCCGCAGGCACCCGGGTGAACCTCGAGCTGACCATCAACCACCACTACGAGACGGTCGCGGCCGCTGTCACCAAGCTGCCGTTCTTCAACCCGCCCAGGAAGACGGCCTGA